A single Anopheles funestus chromosome 2RL, idAnoFuneDA-416_04, whole genome shotgun sequence DNA region contains:
- the LOC125763991 gene encoding thioredoxin reductase-like selenoprotein T homolog CG3887, producing the protein MLRSLVRSHFALLAAVLLAGLAMSMVEGEKEIPLTKFSQDVGGYGATMTFLYCYSCGYRKAFDDYYNIIREKYPEITIRGGNYDPSGFNMLLSKVLLVTKLLLIAALMSNYDIGRYIGNPFAGWWQWCFNNKLYASMMIFFLGNTLEAQLISSGAFEITLNDVPVWSKLETGRFPAPQEMFQIIDNHLQFANKIEPNPDFVK; encoded by the exons ATGTTGCGTTCGTTGGTGCGGTCACATTTTGCGCTCCTGGCAGCGGTGCTATTGGCCGGTCTGGCCATGAGCATGGTTGAGGGCGAGAAAGAAATACCACTTACCAAGTTCAGCCAAGATGTTGGCGGGTACGGCGCAACGATGACGTTCCTGTACTG TTATTCCTGCGGGTATCGTAAGGCATTTGATGATTATTATAACATAATTCGGGAGAAGTACCCGGAAATTACGATCCGGGGCGGTAACTATGACCCGTCCGGGTTTAATATGCTGCTGTCGAAGGTCCTGCTAGTCACGAAGCTGCTGCTGATCGCAGCGCTGATGTCGAACTACGATATCGGACGCTACATTGGCAATCCATTTGCCGGCTGGTGGCAATGGTGCTTCAACAATAAACTGTACGCATCGATGATGATATTCTTCCTCGGCAATACGCTGGAAGCTCAG CTCATATCATCCGGTGCATTCGAGATTACGCTGAACGATGTACCGGTGTGGTCAAAGTTAGAAACGGGTCGGTTTCCTGCGCCACAAGAAATGTTCCAAATCATCGATAATCACCTACAGTTTGCCAACAAGATTGAACCAAATCCAGATTTTGTTAAATAA
- the LOC125763895 gene encoding collagen alpha-1(IV) chain — MLRAADPTLPGGLETKDTVHRRRRCSVRSVTFCVTLFLTCMLQLVQPSTAVVCNQTVCDCKGLRGAPGQIGPHGVPGQSGDPGDIGFDGPQGPRGEPGNRGEIGTSGPKGYRGDTGERGPLGVPGYAGLPGEPGFRGPYGIDGCNGTDGAMGSPGYPGIPGERGPQGPPGMIGYRGDSGEGGINSKGTKGDIGVAGIPGVVGQRGWPGGRGPDGVDGVTGMPGDDGLPGLRGERGEQSEDFCPGEPGDPGEPYHYWGGKNETVSIGMKGPKGDRGYDGMPGLHGMKGDSGMQGERGQKGFKGEEGKFGDRGKQGKEGPPGAAGEKGEKGAPGYAGLDGTAGDKGPSGDDGRPGLPGVQGPPGPKGEYRPELAPIVIGPQGPQGDIGPPGRPGNVGIPGNKGLRGPMGPPGQPGDPGLNGRAGPKGISPPGQRGDDGEGGQPGPIGTRGTPGQAGSKGQVGFPGRSLLGAKGEPGTNGLNGDFGEKGDQGDDGESGDKGLPGIGVNITGPPGPAGLPGRDGPPGDLGFNGYTGQKGDKGFRGEDCGTCPPGPKGVKGEDGDIGRPGLDGYDGNRGLTGPRGYQGIAGKQGLKGVMGRKGERGDFGERGVPGEPGRPGVIRRAKDFVDLTPELGERGDRGQRGDQGLPGDLGDFGAVGYPGRPGEPGEYGDDGESGRPGNDGLPGIDGRNGAPGRDAYVNEYNVWSIRGTPGIPGDKGAKGESGDQGDRGEPGAMSEMIYDIEGPKGEKGVMGDLGPKGEKGYKGEVGLHGLRGLDGPAGLPGLSIQGPEGYKGYYGVIGDHGPAGIPGEDGLPGPDGIPGLQGLRGQRGDPGRPILMGEKGVEGEGGFFGEIGDKGFKGPEGNRGTMGESGTKGERGEPGPFGKSGLRGNKGQMGDIIYGDRGLPGLPGRNGLQAPFGDKGERGEPGMEGFPGPKGERGEIGRDGLPGLPGDDGLSGERGLQGRMGDMGEEGYQGERGFTGDQGHPGLTGTRGLQGLRGLKGFSGDPGDMGFPGRNGAPGRKGERGDFGDMGPRGRKGGASFSGMKGEMGEAGMMGPPGYNARPGMMGRKGEEGDAGQVIDGYQGVKGQKGAPGFPGIPGRPGAKGERGDVGVFGPKGISGDKGRDGYPGIAGRPGRPGPRGPLGPRGEQGSRGETGEPGEDGLTGFVGEKGMRGDVGMIGPSGLPGIDGDPGLPGIPGNVMMRSAQQGDQGDPAPEGLEGDQGPPGLKGQRGYTGRKGEQGLPGFVGMVGIEGHDGPKGQRGDPGMKGLPGELQTRTERGDQGEAGYDGLTGRPGIPGNKGAPGDYGDNGLMGLQGLPGFVNGALKGKKGEIGFEGAPGQDGLPGLPGLDGVMGSPGPRGLAGSIGPIMPGFRGDIGDDGLPGLEGMPGPPGFPGDRGLQGFPGLNGLPGPKGQQGEEGVEGYHGLVGLKGMKGEVGDLPPLSNWRPTQPGDRGTPGARGEPGDEGDMGPSGYPGMRGPKGMQGLQGEQGIAGEVGFKGERGIAGPPGRNGIEGLPGLPGLPGEQAAPPPPPKNLGYIFARHSQKVTIPECPINTYKLWDGYSLVNVIASSRSSGQDLGTAGSCLRRFSTMPFMFCDINNVCNYASNNDDTIWLATPEPMPMSMAPIPADQVERYISRCTVCESNTRVMALHSQSMSIPDCPEGWEELWLGYSYAMHTSDNSGGFGQDFVSPGSCMEEFRPQPVIECHGHGTCNFYDGISSFWLTIIDDAMQFNRPQQMTLKAHQTSKVSRCIVCRRKAGIMRALHGGSSITASALRRPQTATVSRPQYPLPPSQPVSPRRRVSAGRQRNRNRNQG; from the exons GTCTGTAACCAGACGGTATGTGACTGCAAAGGATTGAGGGGTGCTCCGGGGCAGATTGGACCACACGGTGTACCTGGCCAGAGCGGTGATCCAGGAGATATTGGCTTCGACGGTCCACAGGGACCGCGCGGTGAACCAGGAAATCGCGGCGAGATTGGTACGAGCGGCCCGAAAGGTTACCGA GGTGATACCGGAGAACGAGGACCGCTTGGTGTGCCTGGATATGCAGGTCTTCCCGGTGAGCCCGGTTTCCGTGGCCCATACGGTATCGATGGTTGCAACGGAACAGACGGTGCTATGGGATCCCCCGGTTACCCAGGAATTCCAGGTGAACGTGGACCACAAGGTCCACCTGGTATGATTGGATATCGGGGTGATTCTGGTGAAGGTGGCATAAACTCCAAGGGTACCAAAGGCGATATCGGTGTTGCTGGTATTCCCGGTGTCGTGGGACAGCGCGGCTGGCCGGGTGGTCGAGGTCCTGATGGAGTTGACGGAGTGACCGGCATGCCGGGCGACGATGGACTGCCGGGATTGAGAGGCGAACGTGGCGAACAGAGCGAAGATTTCTGTCCTGGAGAGCCGGGTGATCCTGGAGAGCCTTACCATTACTGGGGTGGCAAAAACGAAACGGTCAGCATAGGCATGAAGGGTCCGAAGGGTGATCGTGGATACGACGGAATGCCGGGTTTGCATGGGATGAAGGGTGACTCGGGCATGCAGGGCGAACGCGGACAAAAAGGTTTCAAGGGTGAGGAAGGTAAATTCGGTGACCGTggcaaacagggtaaggagggCCCACCAGGTGCCGCGGGCGAGAAGGGAGAGAAAGGTGCTCCTGGATATGCTGGACTGGATGGTACCGCAGGCGATAAAGGACCATCGGGAGACGATGGACGGCCGGGGCTGCCGGGAGTGCAGGGACCCCCAGGACCGAAAGGAGAATATCGACCCGAGCTAGCTCCAATCGTAATTGGTCCGCAAGGACCACAGGGAGACATAGGACCACCTGGCCGACCCGGCAACGTTGGTATTCCCGGAAACAAGGGTCTTCGAGGGCCGATGGGTCCACCTGGTCAGCCTGGAGATCCGGGTCTGAATGGACGAGCTGGTCCGAAAGGTATCTCACCTCCCGGGCAACGCGGTGACGATGGTGAAGGAGGACAACCGGGACCTATAGGTACCCGTGGTACTCCGGGACAGGCGGGATCGAAGGGTCAGGTTGGTTTCCCAGGCCGAAGCCTGCTGGGAGCCAAAGGTGAGCCGGGTACAAATGGATTAAACGGAGACTTTGGCGAGAAAGGTGATCAGGGCGATGATGGTGAATCAGGTGACAAGGGTTTGCCGGGCATTGGAGTCAACATCACCGGACCACCGGGACCAGCCGGTTTACCTGGACGGGATGGACCACCCGGCGATTTGGGCTTCAACGGATATACTGGTCAGAAAGGTGATAAAGGTTTCCGTGGAGAAGACTGTGGCACTTGTCCTCCCGGTCCGAAAGGTGTAAAGGGCGAGGATGGTGACATCGGACGCCCGGGACTCGACGGATATGATGGTAATCGCGGTCTAACTGGACCACGAGGCTACCAGGGTATAGCCGGAAAGCAAGGGTTGAAGGGTGTGATGGGCCGAAAAG GCGAACGTGGTGACTTTGGCGAACGTGGTGTTCCGGGTGAACCGGGACGTCCTGGTGTCATTCGACGGGCGAAAGATTTTGTTGACTTAACGCCCGAATTGGGAGAACGAGGCGATAGAGGACAACGGGGTGACCAGGGTTTGCCAGGAGATTTGGGTGACTTCGGTGCAGTTGGATACCCTGGACGACCCGGTGAACCGGGAGAATACGGTGACGATGGTGAATCTGGACGACCAGGAAACGATGGGTTACCAGGTATTGATGGTCGAAATGGAGCTCCGGGTCGAGATGCCTATGTGAACGAGTACAACGTCTGGTCCATTCGCGGAACGCCCGGTATACCGGGAGACAA AGGTGCCAAAGGAGAGAGTGGTGACCAGGGTGATCGTGGTGAACCGGGTGCAATGTCTGAGATGATCTACGATATCGAGGGTCCCAAGGGTGAAAAGGGCGTAATGGGAGACCTCGGACCAAAGGGTGAAAAGGGTTACAAAGGTGAAGTGGGTCTGCATGGATTGCGTGGTTTAGACGGGCCAGCTGGTTTGCCTGGTCTCAGCATTCAGGGGCCGGAAGGTTACAAGGGCTACTACGGTGTGATTGGTGACCATGGACCAGCCGGCATCCCTGGTGAGGATGGACTCCCTGGACCAGATGGCATTCCTGGACTACAAGGATTGCGTGGTCAACGCGGCGACCCAGGTCGTCCAATACTGATGGGAGAAAAGGGCGTGGAAGGCGAGGGTGGCTTCTTTGGCGAGATCGGTGACAAGGGATTCAAGGGACCGGAAGGTAATCGCGGAACAATGGGTGAATCTGGTACGAAGGGCGAGCGAGGCGAACCGGGACCATTCGGTAAATCTGGTCTGCGTGGAAACAAGGGTCAGATGGGAGACATCATCTACGGGGACCGTGGATTGCCGGGATTGCCAGGGCGCAACGGTTTGCAGGCACCGTTCGGCGACAAAGGTGAACGTGGAGAGCCGGGTATGGAAGGATTCCCCGGACCGAAGGGTGAGAGAGGCGAAATCGGACGCGACGGATTGCCCGGACTTCCTGGAGATGATGGACTTTCGGGCGAACGAGGTCTGCAAGGACGCATGGGCGACATGGGCGAAGAAGGTTACCAAGGAGAACGTGGCTTTACTGGCGACCAAGGTCATCCTGGTCTGACCGGAACGCGTGGATTACAAGGATTACGGGGACTGAAAGGATTTTCAGGTGATCCCGGTGATATGGGATTCCCTGGACGGAATGGAGCGCCTGGACGTAAAGGAGAACGTGGCGATTTTGGTGACATGGGACCGCGTGGTAGGAAAGGCGGTGCGTCGTTCAGCGGTATGAAGGGAGAAATGGGCGAGGCAGGAATGATGGGCCCGCCTGGATACAACGCGCGTCCTGGAATGATGGGAAGAAAGGGTGAAGAGGGAGACGCCGGACAGGTCATCGATGGATATCAGGGAGTGAAGGGACAGAAGGGTGCACCAGGTTTCCCTGGCATTCCAGGTCGTCCAGGAGCGAAGGGTGAGCGAGGCGATGTTGGAGTGTTTGGACCAAAAGGAATCTCCGGAGATAAAGGACGCGATGGATATCCCGGAATTGCCGGTCGTCCAGGACGTCCGGGGCCACGTGGACCGCTCGGCCCACGAGGTGAGCAAGGCTCAAGAGGTGAAACTGGAGAACCGGGCGAAGATGGCTTAACTGGTTTCGTTGGTGAGAAGGGTATGCGCGGTGACGTCGGTATGATTGGACCTTCTGGATTGCCTGGAATTGATGGTGATCCAGGTTTACCCGGAATTCCCGGTAATGTTATGATGCGATCAGCACAACAAGGTGACCAAGGCGACCCGGCACCGGAGGGACTGGAAGGTGATCAAGGACCTCCTGGACTCAAAGGACAACGAGGCTACACGGGCCGTAAAGGTGAACAGGGATTGCCTGGATTCGTCGGTATGGTCGGCATCGAAGGACACGACGGACCGAAAGGACAGCGTGGAGATCCTGGTATGAAGGGTCTCCCGGGCGAGCTACAGACCCGAACCGAACGCGGCGACCAAGGAGAGGCTGGGTATGATGGACTCACGGGACGGCCAGGCATTCCCGGCAACAAAGGAGCACCAGGCGATTATGGTGACAACGGGCTGATGGGTCTACAAGGTCTCCCAGGCTTCGTAAACGGTGCACTGAAGGGCAAGAAGGGTGAGATTGGTTTTGAAGGTGCCCCGGGACAGGATGGTCTGCCTGGACTGCCTGGTTTGGATGGTGTGATGGGTTCCCCTGGCCCACGAGGACTGGCTGGAAGCATCGGTCCGATTATGCCCGGTTTCCGGGGTGATattggtgatgatggtttaCCAGGCTTGGAAGGAATGCCCGGCCCACCAGGATTCCCAGGCGATCGAGGATTACAGGGATTTCCTGGTTTGAATGGACTCCCCGGACCTAAGGGCCAACAGGGAGAGGAAGGCGTTGAAGGCTACCATGGTTTGGTTGGGTTGAAAGGCATGAAAGGAGAGGTAGGTGATCTACCGCCACTCTCGAACTGGCGACCAACGCAACCCGGCGATCGAGGAACTCCTGGTGCACGCGGAGAACCCGGCGACGAAGGAGACATGGGGCCGTCAGGCTATCCGGGAATGCGTGGACCAAAGGGTATGCAAGGCTTACAAGGAGAGCAAGGCATTGCAGGAGAGGTTGGTTTCAAGGGCGAACGTGGTATTGCCGGTCCACCGGGCCGTAATGGTATCGAAGGGCTTCCTGGTTTGCCGGGATTGCCAGGCGAACAGGCCGCGCCTCCTCCACCGCCAAAGAACTTGGGTTACATTTTCGCACGACACTCGCAGAAGGTGACCATCCCCGAGTGTCCCATCAACACGTACAAACTGTGGGATGGCTACTCGTTAGTGAATGTCATCGCTAGCAGTCGCTCCTCCGGACAGGATCTGGGTACAGCCGGTTCGTGTCTGCGGCGATTCAGCACCATGCCGTTTATGTTCTGTGATATTAACAACGTTTGTAACTACGCCTCGAACAATGATGATACGATATGGTTGGCCACACCCGAGCCGATGCCAATGTCGATGGCGCCGATACCGGCAGATCAGGTCGAGCGATATATTTCGCGTTGCACGGTTTGTGAGTCCAATACACGAGTGATGGCTCTGCACAGTCAATCGATGAGCATTCCGGACTGTCCAGAAGGTTGGGAAGAGTTGTGGCTTGGATACAGTTATGCAATG CATACATCGGATAATTCCGGAGGATTCGGCCAGGACTTTGTATCGCCTGGATCATGCATGGAAGAGTTCCGACCACAACCGGTCATCGAATGCCATGGACATGGTACGTGCAACTTCTACGATGGTATTTCCTCCTTCTGGTTAACGATCATCGACGACGCCATGCAGTTCAACAGGCCTCAGCAGATGACATTAAAAGCACATCAAACCAGCAAAGTCAGTCG ATGCATCGTTTGCCGTCGAAAGGCCGGCATCATGCGTGCACTGCACGGGGGCAGTTCGATAACCGCATCGGCCCTTCGCAGACCGCAGACAGCCACGGTGTCGCGTCCTCAATATCCGCTACCTCCATCTCAACCAGTGTCCCCGCGGAGACGAGTGTCAGCGGGCAGACAGCGTAACCGCAACCGCAACCAGGGCTAG